In the genome of Candoia aspera isolate rCanAsp1 chromosome 1, rCanAsp1.hap2, whole genome shotgun sequence, one region contains:
- the RNH1 gene encoding ribonuclease inhibitor, whose translation MELDIQCQEFDESKWKELVSSLNQYKTIRLDDCGLGISCCEDLSSLLSTNQALTELNLNNNELGDSGVDVLCKGLLNSSCNLQKLWLRNCNLTEACCENLTSVLKSKPSLTELHLGDNSLGTSGGKVLCQGLVDPNCQLESLQLQYCELTKENMEALSSALRYKSSLHTLNLSSNKLGDEAVKHLCQALLDGPCNLQSLQLEGCDITQASCEDLSAVLSNKPSLTEFCIGENSIGDAGIAILCQGVQNPNCKVEKLWLWECNITAAGCKELAKVIGTKETLKEMSLLGNPLTNEGIEFLCQGLKDPQTKFQSIWLRDCGLTAACCKSISSALSMNGVLKELHLDGNHIGDEGVIDICEGVRSSACKLESLWLGHSSLTAVCCEALARVIVEKPSLLELDVSYSQIGDEGVFKLCEAVKNPNCNLKYLILYDIYWTSQAEKELRALEQLKPEFQVVS comes from the exons ATGGAACTTGACATCCAGTGCCAAGAATTTGATGAATCAAAATGGAAAGAACTTGTTTCATCCCTGAACCAGTACAAAACAATTAG ATTGGATGACTGCGGTCTGGGAATTAGTTGTTGTGAAGATCTTTCTTCTCTTCTGAGTACCAACCAAGCACTGACTGAGCTGAATTTAAACAACAATGAACTGGGAGACTCTGGTGTAGATGTGCTATGCAAAGGATTGTTAAACTCCAGTTGTAATCTTCAAAAACTCTG GTTACGGAACTGCAACTTAACAGAAGCTTGCTGTGAGAATCTTACTTCTGTACTTAAAAGCAAACCATCTCTCACAGAACTACACCTGGGAGACAACAGTTTGGGCACATCAGGTGGAAAAGTATTGTGCCAAGGACTTGTGGATCCAAACTGCCAACTAGAGTCACTTCA ACTACAATACTGTGAACTCACAAAGGAAAACATGGAAGCTCTTAGCTCTGCACTGCGTTACAAATCATCCCTGCACACGCTCAACCTGAGTAGCAACAAGCTAGGAGATGAAGCAGTGAAACATCTCTGCCAAGCCTTGCTGGATGGCCCTTGTAACCTGCAATCACTACA actGGAGGGCTGTGACATCACACAAGCTAGTTGTGAGGACCTCAGTGCTGTCCTCAGTAATAAGCCATCCTTGACAGAATTCTGCATTGGAGAAAACAGTATTGGTGATGCAGGTATAGCCATCCTCTGCCAAGGTGTCCAAAATCCAAACTGCAAAGTAGAGAAGCTGTG GTTGTGGGAATGCAATATCACTGCTGCTGGTTGCAAGGAACTCGCCAAAGTCATTGGCACCAAAGAGACACTCAAGGAGATGAGCCTTCTGGGAAATCCTCTGACAAATGAAGGAATTGAATTCTTATGTCAAGGACTGAAGGATCCACAAACAAAATTCCAGTCTATATG GTTAAGAGATTGTGGCTTGACTGCAGCCTGCTGCAAGAGTATTAGCTCTGCTTTGAGTATGAACGGTGTCCTAAAAGAGCTGCATCTGGATGGCAACCACATTGGTGATGAAGGAGTGATTGACATCTGTGAAGGTGTGAGAAGTTCAGCCTGCAAACTGGAATCCCTCTG GCTGGGGCACTCGAGTCTTACAGCAGTTTGCTGTGAAGCACTTGCCAGAGTTATAGTTGAAAAACCATCTCTACTGGAACTGGATGTAAGCTACAGCCAAATAGGAGATGAGGGTGTGTTTAAGCTGTGTGAAGCAGTGAAAAATCCAAACTGTAACCTGAAATATCTAAT TTTGTACGACATTTACTGGACTTCTCAAGCAGAGAAGGAGCTGAGGGCTCTGGAACAGCTGAAGCCTGAATTTCAAGTTGTTTCATGA